The DNA sequence TTTCGCTAACACCCTTCACATCGCGCAAGTTTTCGAGGTTGAATTTGTGAATGAAGTGGTCAACCAGCATCGGGATGTCATTGGAGCGTTTGCGCAACGGCGGCAGTTGAAGCGGGATGACATTAAGTCGGTAGAACAAATCTTGACGGAACTTGCCGGCGGCAATCTCTTCTTCGAGGTTTCGATTGGTAGTTGCAACGATGCGCACGTCAACTTTGATGCTAACGCCCGAGCCGACGCGTTCGAATTCGCGTTCCTGCAAGACGCGCAGGAGTTTTGCTTGTACGCTGGTCGGGATTTCGCTGACTTCATCGAGCAGCAAGGTTCCACCATCAGCAAGTTCGAAGCGGCCGGGCGACTGTTTGATGGCGTTGGTAAAGGCGCCCTTCTCGTGACCGAACAATTCAGATTCGATCAGACCTTCTGGGAGCGCGGCGCAATTGAGTTTGATGAAAGCACCATCTCGACGAGGCGAGTTGTAATGAATGGCGCGAGCGATCAGCTCCTTACCGGTACCCGATTCGCCTCGGATCAGAATGGTAGAGCGCGATTTTGCAGCCGAGGTCAGGTCTTCAAGCAAGGTCAATAGCGATTTGTCAGCGCCGACAATGGTGCCCAGATTGTAACGACTGCGGATTTCGTTGCGAAGCACCCTATTCTCGAACACCAATTGGCGATGCTCGAGGGCTTTGTTGAGCGACAGTGCGAGTTCATCCGGCAGCACGGGCTTGAGGATGTAGTCAAATGCGCCGAGTTTCATCGCTTCGACAGCGTCCTTGACGGTACCGTGGGCGGTGATCATCATCACTACAGTTTCGGGAGACTCGGCCTTGATAGCTTTTAGTAGTTCAATACCGCTCATGTTCGGCATTTTGACATCGGAGAGAATTACGTCGAATTCGACAGTCTTTACCAGTTCGAGTGCGGTGGCTGCGGAAGATGCGGTTTGAACATCGTGTCCAAGCTTGGTTAAGACGGCTTGGAAAAACTCGATTACGAGAGCTTCGTCATCGACAACAAGAATGGATCGCTTTGAACTCATAGTGATCACCTCAATGGCAGCTCGATAGAAAATGTCGAGCCTTTTTGTGGGTTGTTGGTGACGAGGATGTTGCCTCGATGGGCGTCGATAACTTTGCGAACGAGAGCCAATCCAAGCCCGGTGCCGCCATCTCGAGTCGTAAAGAATGGTACGAAGATCTTCTCCCTCATCGATTCCGGAATACCGCCGCCTTCATCACAAACGTCAATTATTAATCGCGAGTCTCTCTTATTCAAGGCGAGAGTGATGCAGCCGCCATTGGGCATCGATTCGTCGGCATTTTTGAGCAGATTGACGATTGCGCCACCGAGGTTTTCGCGGTCGACTCGGCAGATGCAAGCTTCGTCGGAAGCGAAAGATCAATTGTTGATCGTGAAGCTCGCGCACTAAGTGATACACGGAAGAAGTCGACAGTCTCGGATAGTAATGCGCAGAGATCAATTGACTGAGGTTCATGGCGTATTTCACGCGCATACTCAAGCAATGATGTGACGGAGCGATTCAATTTTTCGACGCCGGTAGTAATCTTGTCGACGTAGCTGATATTGGGATGGTCGTCACCAAGTTCGCGCCGGAGCAATGCGGCGAAGCCGGCAATTCCGGAGAGCGGATTGCGGACTTCGTGAGCTACAACAGCGGCAACTTCACCAAGCGCGGCGAGTCCTTTGACACGCGCGATTTCTTCTTCCATCCGTTTGAAATCCGACAGGTCAACAAAGACCTCGAGTGCGCCAACGATGGCATCGTCGGCGTCTTTGATGCAGGAGGACGAAACGGAGATTGGAATGAATTCGTCAGCAGATACTTGAACTTGCTTTTCAATCAGCCGGTATGGCGATTTGCCACTCAGCAGGTCAGTTAGTGAGCGCGTCTTTGAAAGCGAACCGCCAAAGATAGCCGAGTAGTCGGCGCCGATAAGTTTGTTTGGCCGAACGCGAAGGATGTCGCAACCTGCTTTATTGATAGCGTTGATTTTGCCATTGAGATCGATTGTTATAACACCTGAGGTCAGCGACTCCAAGATATTCTGGAGGAAGTTCCTCGTTTCGATGTTCTGAGCGAGACTTGAGACCAACTTTTCGTTGGTTGCAGTCAATTCGTCAGATAGTCTTTGATACCGGGTCTGTAGATTCGCGTAAGAATCATTGAGCTGTTTGATTGTGTTGTTGAAGCTGGCAAAGGTTTGGTTAAAGATCGCCAGCTGGTCTTCGCCGATGGGCGTGTCGGTACGTCCGGAATGTTCCTGCATAAGTCTAAAGATACCACAATTAGCCGGAATTTATCAATAAAAACATTCCAGCAAAGGGCGGCAGTTTGTCAAATGATAGTAGTCGGGCAAATGCCCTTGTCGGTAACGCTTAGAAGTAAGCCATGATCTCCGATGGAATCATTTCGACGGATGAGACGGTATCTGCGATACCAGCCTCGATGACCGCCCGCGGCATTCCGTAAACGACGCAGGATTCTTCGTTTTGAGCGATGATGTCGGCGCCCTTGGACTTCATGACGCGCATTCCGTCGAGACCATCGTGCCCCATACCGGTCATAATCACGCCGAGGGAGGATTGGCCCGCGAATTCGGCAACGGATGCCATGAGAACATCGACAGACGGCTTGTGAAGGAGGTCGTTTGGTTTATCGGATAGCATGCAAACGCCGTAAGTCGTGACTTTGCGTATGGTTAGGTGGCGACCACCGGGAGCGATGTAAGCGATTCCGGGCTCAATTCGCTCTCCATCTTCGGCCTCTTTGACGCGGATGTTTGACAATCCATCGAGGCGTTCTGCAAGCGACTTGGTGAACATTGGCGGCATATGTTGGACGACAACGATACCAACCGGGAAATTCTTTGGTAGCACGGTCAGAACGGTCTGAAGTGCAGGCGGCCCTCCGGTCGAAGTGCCAATTGAGACGAGCCTGACGATTTTCGATTTCTTCGGCTTAGAAACGAGTGAATTTGAGGCCGCTACCGTCGAACGTGCAGCAGAACTACCACGGCGTCCCTTGCGAAGCGCGTACTGTGCCATAAGCGTGCGCCGACGACCGTAGATAGACCGGATCTTGGCAACGAGGTCGGCCTTGATCTTAACGATATCAAGGGATACAAACGAATGCTGCTTGGGGATAAAATCGACTGCGCCCAGATCAAGTGCATCGAGAGTGATCTTGGCGCCTTCGGAGGTTAACGACGAGACCATGATGACCGGTGTCGGCTGTTTTTCCATGATCGCCCGAAGCGAAGCCAGCCCATCCATTTTGGGCATTTCGATGTCCATGGTAACAAGGTCGGGTTTGAATTCCAGAACCTTATCGAGTCCCTCTTGACCGTTAACCGCAGTTGCTACGATTTCAATATTGGGATCGTCGGCGACCATCATCTGGATAGCTTTCCGCATGAACGCCGAATCGTCGACGATTAGTAGCTTGATCTTATCTGCCATGTCTGTCCCGATGTTAGTTGGTCATTGAAAAGATGCCGACCGGATCAACGATTAGTCGGACTCGTCCATCGCCGAGAATTGTCGCCCCTGCGATTCCAGGGGTCGTGCCAAGGAATTCGCCCAGCGATTTGATAACTACTTCTTCTTGTCCGATCAAGCGATCAACAACGATACCAAGTCTTCGTTCACCCTGCGAGAGCACGACGACGTAACTCTGCTCGAGATCCTTCAGTTTTTCGTGTTGATTGATCGGGAAGAACATGCGACTGAGGTCGATGATCGGCAGAACGGTATCGCGCAGACGTATAACTTCGCGATTGTTAATTGAGTATATGTCGCTCATAGACACCTTGACAGTTTCAAGAACCGACGACAACGGCAATATGTACAGGTCAGCGCCGGTTTCGACGAGCAGTCCCTGCACGATTGCAAGGGTCAGCGGCAATTTAATTATAAAGGAAGTTCCCTTCCCCAATTCTGATTCGATGTTGACGATGCCTTTGAGTTTCTCAATGTTGGTGCGAACGACATCCATTCCGACGCCGCGACCGGAAACGTCGGTGACTCGCTTGGCGAGCGAGAAACCGGGATTAAAGATGAAGTTGAATACTTCGCGATCGGACATTCGAGAGACTTCTTCCTGGGTGCTGAGTCCGCGCTCGACGGCTTTTGCGCGCAGTTTCTGTGCGTCAAGGCCAGCGCCGTCATCAACTACTTTGATAACGATGTTCGATCCTTCCTGACTGGCGATCAAATCCACACGACCGCAGCGTGGCTTGCCGGCTGCTTCGCGTTCAGCCGGCGGTTCGATGCCGTGATCGACGGCGTTGCGAATCAGGTGAACGAGCGGGTCGCCGATTTCTTCGATAACCGACTTATCTAATTCTGTCTCTTCTCCGGAGATGAATAGTTCAATGTCTTTTTCGAGCGAACGCGACAAGTCGCGCACGACGCGCGGGAATTTGTTGAATACTTTGCCGACGGGGAGCATTCGCATCTTCATGACGGCCATTTGGAGTTCGGACGTTACGAAGTTCATTTGGGACGTAACGTGATTGAGCTCGTCGATGAGCGGCTCGCCTTCGAAGTTTCCGTTGATTCTTCCAGCCAGTTGGACAAGCGCATTTCGACCGAGAACGAGTTCACCCATGATGTTCATGAGGCTGTCGAGGCGTTCAACATCGACGCGAATTGTCGAATCCACCGGACGGCGCTGATCCTGCATTTGCTTGAGTTGGTTTGGATCGGGGCGCACGGCGAGTGATTCGACGGAGGGGTCGTCGGAAAGGTCAACAGAGGAAGCTGGTGTTTCCATCTCAACTTCTTGAACCGCAGTATTGATTGATTCAACCACGGGTTGTTCCGCTACGATTGCAGCGGCGGTCTTCTTTCCATTGGTTTTTTTGGCAGCAGGTGCTTTACCGTTCTTCTTCTTTTCGACCGGCGCTGCTGCAGTTGAGAAAGTGCCGTTATCCACTGCGACCAGTTTAGACTTGATTGGGGCAAGGTCAATTAGTGCGTCGCCCTTGGATTTGGTTTCTTCGAGCAAACCTTTAAGCGTATCTATTGATTCGAGAAGCACGTCCATGATATCGGCGTTGATAATAATCTCGCCTTTTCGCAATTTGTTAAGGACGTCTTCCATCTTGTGCGTGAATTCGGACAATCGGTCAAAACCAAGGAATCCAGAGGTTCCCTTGATGGTGTGGGCACCACGGAAGATCTCGTTTAGCAGATTCAGATCATCGCTTCGCTTTTCGAGCTTGACCATATCGGCATCAAGCTTGGCGATAATCTCTTCTGCCTCGATCATGAACTCATCAATGATTTCCTTCATGTCGTCAAGGGCGATTCCCTGGTCAGTCATAATTCCTCTGCTCAGTCTTTCTTCAATTGGCGGGATAGGTTATCGACCAATTCATCAACGGAGAATTGCTTGTCTTTGTCATTCTCTGTTGAGAAGTGTGCATTCGGATCGTACGCCCGTTCGCGGCGTTTTTCGCCGGTTGGTTCGGGCTGTTCTCCGCCTGCCAGTTCGGTCAAGACGCTTTGTAGGCGATTCTGCACTTGTTCCAGCAAGGTGATTGCGTGATCAATTTGCTGCGAAGTGATGTCCTGAAATTGCAGAGCATCCATAATATCATAGGCGGCAGTGAGGTTGAGGCCGGCACATTCGCGGATGCGTTCGATAAGAGCTTTTGCTTTCGAGTTATTGCGGAAATAGGTTGCCGGCAGTGAACGTCGCAAATCTTTCAACAGCGATTCGATTTCAGTCTCGCGAGCGGTGATATGTTCGACTACGTCAAGGACGCGGTGGGTGGCGTCTTCCGTTTGGCGCGTGATTTTTTCCAGTTGTTCCGTGGCTTGCGGAACTTTCTGCTGCGATTCAATAATCGGCTCTTGTGCCACGCGAATGCCGCGCACGATGTCCGTGAGCGTCGACGCAAGTTCGCGCAACTCATCGTGCATCGATTTGGCAGATTGCGGTTTTACTGTCATTGATTTGGCGTCCATGTCAACTCCTCCCCGCTGCTTTGAGCACTTGTTGGATTTTCTCGCCAAGAGTTTCAGGCGTGAACGGCTTGACGATGTAGTTGTTGACTCCTGCTTTCATCGCTTCGATGATGTCGTCCTTGACTGATCGAGTAGTGACCATCAATATGGGCATATCGTGCAGTTCGGCGGTGCTGCGAATTTGGGTGACGAGAGTGAGCCCGTCCATTTCCGGCATATTCCAGTCGGTAATCACGAGTCCGTAGTTGTCGACTTTCATTTTCGCCAGAGCATCCTTGCCATCGGTGGCTTCGCTGATATCGTTGAAGCCCGCGCGCTTGAGCGTATTGACAATGATCCGACGCATAGTCGGCGAGTCATCAACCGCGAGAATTTTTAGGTCAGGCACTTTGTCCTCCTTCACCTATAACAACA is a window from the bacterium genome containing:
- a CDS encoding protein phosphatase CheZ produces the protein MDAKSMTVKPQSAKSMHDELRELASTLTDIVRGIRVAQEPIIESQQKVPQATEQLEKITRQTEDATHRVLDVVEHITARETEIESLLKDLRRSLPATYFRNNSKAKALIERIRECAGLNLTAAYDIMDALQFQDITSQQIDHAITLLEQVQNRLQSVLTELAGGEQPEPTGEKRRERAYDPNAHFSTENDKDKQFSVDELVDNLSRQLKKD
- a CDS encoding chemotaxis response regulator protein-glutamate methylesterase translates to MADKIKLLIVDDSAFMRKAIQMMVADDPNIEIVATAVNGQEGLDKVLEFKPDLVTMDIEMPKMDGLASLRAIMEKQPTPVIMVSSLTSEGAKITLDALDLGAVDFIPKQHSFVSLDIVKIKADLVAKIRSIYGRRRTLMAQYALRKGRRGSSAARSTVAASNSLVSKPKKSKIVRLVSIGTSTGGPPALQTVLTVLPKNFPVGIVVVQHMPPMFTKSLAERLDGLSNIRVKEAEDGERIEPGIAYIAPGGRHLTIRKVTTYGVCMLSDKPNDLLHKPSVDVLMASVAEFAGQSSLGVIMTGMGHDGLDGMRVMKSKGADIIAQNEESCVVYGMPRAVIEAGIADTVSSVEMIPSEIMAYF
- a CDS encoding chemotaxis protein CheA, with the translated sequence MALDDMKEIIDEFMIEAEEIIAKLDADMVKLEKRSDDLNLLNEIFRGAHTIKGTSGFLGFDRLSEFTHKMEDVLNKLRKGEIIINADIMDVLLESIDTLKGLLEETKSKGDALIDLAPIKSKLVAVDNGTFSTAAAPVEKKKNGKAPAAKKTNGKKTAAAIVAEQPVVESINTAVQEVEMETPASSVDLSDDPSVESLAVRPDPNQLKQMQDQRRPVDSTIRVDVERLDSLMNIMGELVLGRNALVQLAGRINGNFEGEPLIDELNHVTSQMNFVTSELQMAVMKMRMLPVGKVFNKFPRVVRDLSRSLEKDIELFISGEETELDKSVIEEIGDPLVHLIRNAVDHGIEPPAEREAAGKPRCGRVDLIASQEGSNIVIKVVDDGAGLDAQKLRAKAVERGLSTQEEVSRMSDREVFNFIFNPGFSLAKRVTDVSGRGVGMDVVRTNIEKLKGIVNIESELGKGTSFIIKLPLTLAIVQGLLVETGADLYILPLSSVLETVKVSMSDIYSINNREVIRLRDTVLPIIDLSRMFFPINQHEKLKDLEQSYVVVLSQGERRLGIVVDRLIGQEEVVIKSLGEFLGTTPGIAGATILGDGRVRLIVDPVGIFSMTN
- a CDS encoding response regulator, with amino-acid sequence MRRIIVNTLKRAGFNDISEATDGKDALAKMKVDNYGLVITDWNMPEMDGLTLVTQIRSTAELHDMPILMVTTRSVKDDIIEAMKAGVNNYIVKPFTPETLGEKIQQVLKAAGRS
- a CDS encoding ATP-binding protein, with protein sequence MCRVDRENLGGAIVNLLKNADESMPNGGCITLALNKRDSRLIIDVCDEGGGIPESMREKIFVPFFTTRDGGTGLGLALVRKVIDAHRGNILVTNNPQKGSTFSIELPLR
- a CDS encoding sigma-54-dependent Fis family transcriptional regulator, giving the protein MSSKRSILVVDDEALVIEFFQAVLTKLGHDVQTASSAATALELVKTVEFDVILSDVKMPNMSGIELLKAIKAESPETVVMMITAHGTVKDAVEAMKLGAFDYILKPVLPDELALSLNKALEHRQLVFENRVLRNEIRSRYNLGTIVGADKSLLTLLEDLTSAAKSRSTILIRGESGTGKELIARAIHYNSPRRDGAFIKLNCAALPEGLIESELFGHEKGAFTNAIKQSPGRFELADGGTLLLDEVSEIPTSVQAKLLRVLQEREFERVGSGVSIKVDVRIVATTNRNLEEEIAAGKFRQDLFYRLNVIPLQLPPLRKRSNDIPMLVDHFIHKFNLENLRDVKGVSEKAMKLLLNYHWPGNIRELENYIERAVVLCKTDRIMDTDLPSHIALGELARHVHSAADTVMPIAEMEKIMILKALESFDGNRTRAAEALGINPRTLRNKLHEYGMMGGNEVAAGIDLDADHS
- a CDS encoding PAS domain-containing protein codes for the protein MQEHSGRTDTPIGEDQLAIFNQTFASFNNTIKQLNDSYANLQTRYQRLSDELTATNEKLVSSLAQNIETRNFLQNILESLTSGVITIDLNGKINAINKAGCDILRVRPNKLIGADYSAIFGGSLSKTRSLTDLLSGKSPYRLIEKQVQVSADEFIPISVSSSCIKDADDAIVGALEVFVDLSDFKRMEEEIARVKGLAALGEVAAVVAHEVRNPLSGIAGFAALLRRELGDDHPNISYVDKITTGVEKLNRSVTSLLEYAREIRHEPQSIDLCALLSETVDFFRVSLSARASRSTIDLSLPTKLASAESTAKTSVAQSSICSKMPTNRCPMAAASLSP